The genomic interval CAATACCAGGGCCACCAATAAAAGAACTTGCCCCAACATAAGTTGCAACTATTGTCATTGCAAGGACGAAACCACCCATAGATCTTCCACCAATATAGTATTCATTAGTGAAACTTTCAGAACTATTTTTTATTTTATTGACTCTATAAGCAATAAATAACATTGCAGATAAATATAGTAAAATTGGTACAATTATTAGTATTTTATCCATTTTTCACCCCTTACTACTTATCTAACTTCTTGTCTTTATTATCATATTCTTCAAAATCGACATCCTTGAAGAAAAGTTTTATACAAACATAGACCAAAACATTTATAAGCACTAATCCGACAACACAAGAATAGAAAAACCATTCAGGTAAACCTAAGATATATTTGTATTCTTCTACATTATCAGAACCATATTCATAAGCAAAATAATACCACCAAACAAAATATATTAAATAAAGAGCAATAGTTATTAAAACTTCTTTATTTATTTGTTTTGAAATTTTCATTGATCCTCCCTAAAAAAGAATAATTTTTTAATTACTTGTTAAGATTAACAATTTTTACTAAAAAAATCAATCTTTTACATTTATGTCCTTTTATGTCCTATTTATAAGATGCCAAGCTTTAACTCGTAATGCTTGTAAATATTATAAAAAAATAGTAAAATTATATAGGAAA from Fusobacterium pseudoperiodonticum carries:
- a CDS encoding YhdT family protein, with protein sequence MKISKQINKEVLITIALYLIYFVWWYYFAYEYGSDNVEEYKYILGLPEWFFYSCVVGLVLINVLVYVCIKLFFKDVDFEEYDNKDKKLDK